One genomic window of Candidatus Margulisiibacteriota bacterium includes the following:
- a CDS encoding class I SAM-dependent methyltransferase, translating into MNTWIYNEFKHCGVDYADVKQAENYDNQHQKFRNYEQELIGMIEFLSLQNTQEMTLIDLGCGTGATAILASAKFKRIYAVDVSEVMINQAKTKMATINNIEFINSGFLSYEHKAEPADIVLTKAAFHHLPDFWKQIALINMNKMLKPGGILYIFDIVFHFEPTEYKNKINDWVTGFEIKAGKEFRTEVETHIRDEFSTFNWVMEGMLKKAGFIIEKSRTSDGFITEYFCKKVE; encoded by the coding sequence ATGAACACCTGGATTTATAACGAATTCAAACATTGCGGAGTTGATTACGCGGATGTTAAACAAGCGGAAAACTATGATAACCAACATCAAAAGTTTAGGAATTACGAGCAGGAACTCATTGGCATGATAGAGTTTCTGTCATTGCAGAATACGCAGGAGATGACACTCATTGATTTGGGGTGCGGAACCGGAGCTACGGCAATTTTGGCTTCGGCAAAATTCAAAAGAATATATGCGGTTGATGTTTCGGAAGTAATGATAAATCAGGCAAAAACTAAAATGGCTACCATTAATAACATCGAATTTATAAATTCCGGTTTTTTAAGTTATGAACATAAAGCTGAACCCGCAGATATAGTGTTAACAAAAGCAGCATTTCATCATTTACCGGATTTCTGGAAACAAATAGCACTGATAAACATGAACAAAATGCTCAAACCCGGAGGAATTCTTTATATTTTCGATATCGTTTTTCATTTTGAACCAACCGAATACAAGAATAAAATTAATGATTGGGTAACAGGATTTGAAATAAAAGCCGGTAAAGAATTCAGAACAGAAGTTGAAACACATATTAGAGATGAGTTCAGTACCTTTAATTGGGTAATGGAAGGAATGCTGAAAAAAGCAGGATTCATAATTGAAAAAAGCAGAACAAGTGACGGATTTATAACTGAATATTTTTGTAAAAAAGTTGAATAA